ATTCGTGTCATATGCAGCTTGAACAGGGATGGTTCGAATTAAGTCACGTTTAATATCTTCATGGGAGGAAAATCTTCGCGGTTCCTCGTTTTCACTCGTTTTTCCGTCAAACGGATACCCTCTAGTAGATTCTGAAGCTAATAAAATCAGCTTATTGCAATAACCAGGATTATCTGCAGCAAATTGCATGGCGACAGCACCACCTGTTGACCAACCTACAATCGCAAAGTCCTTTAAGTCAATTTCATCGACAAAGAGCTTTACATCATCTGAAAAATCCTTGATTGAAGTTATAAGCTTATTGTAGGTGGATTTTCCAAACCCTCTTAAATCTAAAGCATATAGCTTATATTCCTCAGACATATTATTTAGGACAAGGTCCCAGTGCTTAGAAGAAGTCATGTTTCCATGGATTAACAATACCTTTTTCTCTCCGCCTTCCCTTTCTCGATAGGCAATGGTTTCTCCATTTGATAACTGTACCTCTTTCATCGTCACATTAACCATTACATCACCCTTCCCCATTTAATTGTAGAGGCTCCCCAGGCATAGCCAATCCCAGCACTGACTAAAACGACAATGTCACCCTCTTTTACCTTCCCTTCTTTTACGGCAAGCTCAAGAGATAATATTTGATCAATCTGTCCGATATGACCGTAGTCCTCCAGATAGATTGATTGCTGGTGTGATAAACCCAATTCTTTTAATACATATTCATGGGCAGACTTTTTCATGTGAAGCATGGCTATAAATGAAATTTCTTCCTCTTTGTATCCACTTTTTCTAACAGATTCCCGAATTACCTTCAGAAAATTAGCCATTGATTTCTGTTCCAAACGCTGTTTCATCCCCTCAGGGTCAAGGACATCCAACATATTTAGCCGCTGATCAATCGCTTCTTTTGTAATTGGATTTTTTGTACCGCCAGAAACAACCACCACATCCTCTGAAAAGGAGCCATCAGTCAACAGCTCTGTTTCTAACAAGATGTTTTCATTGTGGTCTTTTTTCAAAAGAATGGCACCGCCCCCAGCACCTAGATTAAACATGAAATGTGTCCTCGGATTCTGGTAGTCGATGAAATCCCCATTTCGATATCCTCCTGCCAGGAGCACAGTTTGGATTGTTGGATCTGCTATCATCAAGCTTTTTGCTACCTTAAGTGCCATAACGGTCGTTCCACATCTTAAAGCCACATCAAATGCCCAGGCATTTAAGGCTCCAACAGCTTCCTGTAGTTTGATTCCAGCCGTCCAAAGTGGGTATTCCTTATGCTCTTCACCAATATAAATAACTACATCAATCTCCATTGGGTCGATACCCGCTTTTTTAATGGCTTTCTTTGCGGCAATGATTCCCATTTCACACGTATGATCATCGGGACCCGGAACATATTTCTTCTTTATCCCCATCTTTTCTTCAACAACATGTGCAGGGATACTTGCTTTTTCTGCTATCTCTTTGCCTGTTATATAATCCTGTGGGAGGTAAAGACCCGTACTTACGATTCCAATTTGCAAAACATCCACCACCTAGATTAAGTGTCTTCTACCATCGACATCATAAAAGCAGTAGCCTCTTCAATGGTGTCAAATAAAGTTTCCCGCTCTTCTTGAACATGGGTAACTTTAATCCTCCATTGTTTTTTACCAGTCTCTTTTTCAACAGCGGCTAGTTGAAAACGAACGACGAAGGAAGCAATTTGTTTTGGTTCCATTAAGCCTCCCCCTAACCTGCTAAATTTTCTTCTTTCTTAGCAGTCTGCTGTTTTTTTCGTTTCCAGGTGAATTTCCTTAGTGTCCCCACAATACCTAGCGGGAAGAAAATAACAACCAAAATATAAATGATGCCAAAGAAAATAATCCAACGTTCAAATATCCAATGTTCTTTTGCAAGCTCCGTTAATCCATCGTGTGCAAATTCAATTAATCCTGCACCAATAATAGCACCAACTAAAGTGCCTACTCCGCCTATAATCGTCATCAATAAAGCATCTAAGGTAATATCAATTGCGAATACACTTGTATTCACATATCGAAGTGACATCGCATAAAACATCCCGGCAATCCCAGCTAATACACCTGAAACAACACTAGCAGCAATCTTATAATGTAATACTTGATAACCTAAAGACTCTGTCCGTTGTTCATTTTCTCGTATGGCCTGAAGAACTCTCCCAAGAGGGGAGTTGGTAAAGCGTTTTAAAATCATAAAAGTAGCAATCATTGCTGCCAAACAAATGATGTAAAAATTAGTCCGATCTATAAACAGTTCAGGTACTCGAAAGGTAAATCCATCATTTCCAAACGTTAAGGTCCGCCATTTTTCCGCTAATACTAAAAACAATCCCGCCAATGCCATGGTTAACATTGCGTAAAAATGGCTTTTCAATCGCAGTGTAAGCAAACCAACAATAAAACTTACGATTGCCGTAATGAGAATCGTTGCCAGTACTGCATAAATAAAATGAAGCATAGTAGGCTCAAAACGCTTCATGAATATCCCAATCGAGTAGGCCCCGATACCAAAAAACATCGCATGACCAAAGGAAACAATTCCGGTAAAGCCTAATAATAAATCGTAGCTCATCGCGAGGATGGCAAATACAAATATTTGAGTTAATAGGATTAACATATTTCTAGATTCATAGACGAAAGGCAAGAGAAACAGAAATGCAGCAATGATGATATAAATAGTATTTATTCTATTATTTACAATCCACTTCATACTCTCACCCCTTCCCGCCAAATAGTCCCTGTGGCTTTACAATCAACACAATGGCCATTAAAAGCATATTTACGGCTAATGATAATTCCGGTACATAGTAAGCCATGAATGAACCTGATAACCCTACTAGGATCGCAGCCATGACGGAACCTGTGAAATTCCCCATTCCGCCAACGACAACTACAATAAAAGCTAATATGGCAAATTCCATCCCCATGCCAGCGTGAATAACACCGGAGTATGGCCCGAATAGTACTCCTCCAAGTGCTGCCATACCGGAACCAATCATAAAAACAAACATAAATACCTTCTTAATATTAATCCCTAATGCCTGAACCATTTCTTTATTCATAACCCCGGCCCGGACAACCAGACCAATTTTCGTATTTTTGAGCAAAAATTGGACTCCTGCAAAAACCAGCAATCCAACAGCTATGATAAATACTCGATATTTAATGATAATCATATCGCCAATTTCCCAGCTGCCACTCAAATATTCAGGAGGATTGGCTGTTAATTGATTAGGTCCCCAAACTACTTTGAGCATCTCTGATAAAACCAACATTAAGCCAAGTGTAATTAAAATTTGCTGAACATGGTTCCCGTAAACCGGTTTAATAATCCATTTTTCTGTAATAATTCCTAGTATAAAACCAGTAAGAACTGCCCCAATAATCCCGATTAAAAAGCTTCCAGTAGCTGTATAAATCCAAATGCCGCTATAGGCACCCCAGGCAAACAAACCGCCGTGTGCAAAGTTAAGTACATCCATTAGACCGAAAATAAGTGTTAATCCTGCTGCTAATAAGAAGATCAGCATGCCTGTTGCCAATCCATTTAGTGTCAAATTGAATAATAGCTCCATTCAAACCTTTCCTCCTTCCCTAAGCAATCCCCAAGTACTTTCGTTTCATTTCCTCATCTTCTTTTAACTGTTTCATTGTTCCAGAGCTTACCGTTCTTCCATCATCGATAATATAAAAGCAATCGCCGATGGTGCTTGCCATCATGAAATTTTGTTCCACTAAGACGATGGTGGTTTGATCCTTCATTTGCAGGATGGATTCCATCACCTTCTCGACGACTATAGGGGCTAGACCTTTACTTGGCTCGTCAATTAATAACAGTTCGTTAACATTTACGTAGGCTCGGGCGATGGAGAGCATTTGTTTTTGACCGCCGCTTAATAACCCGCCGGGCTTTTTCCAGAACTTTTTTAAGTCAGGAAACAAATTTAAGATATAATCAAGACGCTTATTTGTTTCTTCATTTTCTTTTTGAATGGCTACCTTCATATTCTCCTCGACTGTCAATCCAGCAAAGATACCTTGGTCTTCTGGAACATAGC
This Neobacillus sp. YX16 DNA region includes the following protein-coding sequences:
- a CDS encoding alpha/beta hydrolase, yielding MGKGDVMVNVTMKEVQLSNGETIAYREREGGEKKVLLIHGNMTSSKHWDLVLNNMSEEYKLYALDLRGFGKSTYNKLITSIKDFSDDVKLFVDEIDLKDFAIVGWSTGGAVAMQFAADNPGYCNKLILLASESTRGYPFDGKTSENEEPRRFSSHEDIKRDLIRTIPVQAAYDTNNVDLLKLIWNAVIYTKNQPEPELYDEYVQDMRTQRNLAEVHHSNNTFNISHHHNGLVEGNGLVDQINVPVLVLRGDRDFVVSAEMTKELVEDLGQKAKFVELTDCGHSPLVDDLPQLLKELTNFLKNEVFK
- a CDS encoding 3-oxoacyl-ACP synthase gives rise to the protein MQIGIVSTGLYLPQDYITGKEIAEKASIPAHVVEEKMGIKKKYVPGPDDHTCEMGIIAAKKAIKKAGIDPMEIDVVIYIGEEHKEYPLWTAGIKLQEAVGALNAWAFDVALRCGTTVMALKVAKSLMIADPTIQTVLLAGGYRNGDFIDYQNPRTHFMFNLGAGGGAILLKKDHNENILLETELLTDGSFSEDVVVVSGGTKNPITKEAIDQRLNMLDVLDPEGMKQRLEQKSMANFLKVIRESVRKSGYKEEEISFIAMLHMKKSAHEYVLKELGLSHQQSIYLEDYGHIGQIDQILSLELAVKEGKVKEGDIVVLVSAGIGYAWGASTIKWGRVM
- a CDS encoding branched-chain amino acid ABC transporter permease gives rise to the protein MKWIVNNRINTIYIIIAAFLFLLPFVYESRNMLILLTQIFVFAILAMSYDLLLGFTGIVSFGHAMFFGIGAYSIGIFMKRFEPTMLHFIYAVLATILITAIVSFIVGLLTLRLKSHFYAMLTMALAGLFLVLAEKWRTLTFGNDGFTFRVPELFIDRTNFYIICLAAMIATFMILKRFTNSPLGRVLQAIRENEQRTESLGYQVLHYKIAASVVSGVLAGIAGMFYAMSLRYVNTSVFAIDITLDALLMTIIGGVGTLVGAIIGAGLIEFAHDGLTELAKEHWIFERWIIFFGIIYILVVIFFPLGIVGTLRKFTWKRKKQQTAKKEENLAG
- a CDS encoding branched-chain amino acid ABC transporter permease; protein product: MELLFNLTLNGLATGMLIFLLAAGLTLIFGLMDVLNFAHGGLFAWGAYSGIWIYTATGSFLIGIIGAVLTGFILGIITEKWIIKPVYGNHVQQILITLGLMLVLSEMLKVVWGPNQLTANPPEYLSGSWEIGDMIIIKYRVFIIAVGLLVFAGVQFLLKNTKIGLVVRAGVMNKEMVQALGINIKKVFMFVFMIGSGMAALGGVLFGPYSGVIHAGMGMEFAILAFIVVVVGGMGNFTGSVMAAILVGLSGSFMAYYVPELSLAVNMLLMAIVLIVKPQGLFGGKG
- a CDS encoding ABC transporter ATP-binding protein; this encodes MKQLLKLNNIETFIGQYHILQGVSLEVKKGEVTVLLGRNGAGKTTTLRTIMGLNPASKGSVVYKGEEIHSLPTYTIAQKGIGYVPEDQGIFAGLTVEENMKVAIQKENEETNKRLDYILNLFPDLKKFWKKPGGLLSGGQKQMLSIARAYVNVNELLLIDEPSKGLAPIVVEKVMESILQMKDQTTIVLVEQNFMMASTIGDCFYIIDDGRTVSSGTMKQLKEDEEMKRKYLGIA